From a region of the Agrobacterium tumefaciens genome:
- the dnaE gene encoding DNA polymerase III subunit alpha — MTASGETSGEKLTTPGFVHLRVHSAYSLLEGALPLKKIMSKAVADGQPAIAITDTNNLFVALEFSEKARDEGLQPIIGCQVSIDMQDAVEDRRNNNAHLAKLPSIVLLAADAQGYERLVDLVSRAYLEGEGSGHHAVNISRAWLEESSNAGLIALTGASGGPIDIALREGHADQAKDRLLTLKSLFGDRLYIELQRQGNFDRAHERRMIGLAFEHEVPLVATNEAFFPSKADYEAHDALMAVAHNAIVSDDSRFRLTPDHYLKSRAEMMALFADVPEALENTVEIALRCSYVLKKRGPILPRFTGASDDPEAAERAESGELRRQAVEGLNDRLAALGMAAGYTEQEYRDRLDFELGVIERMKFPGYFLIVADFIKWAKQHDIPVGPGRGSGAGSLVAYALTITDVDPLRFSLLFERFLNPERVSMPDFDIDFCQDRREEVIRYVQRKYGREQVAQIITFGSLQARAALRDVGRVLEMPYGQVDKICKLVPNNPANPTPLSKAIEEEPRLQEEADKEPVVARLLDIAQKIEGLYRHASTHAAGIVIGDRPLSQLVPMYRDPRSDMPVTQFNMKWVESAGLVKFDFLGLKTLTVLKVAVDFVAKRGVSVDLAAIPLDDPKTYEMLSRGETIGVFQVESAGMRKALIGMRPDCIEDIIALVALYRPGPMENIPVYNARKHGEEEIESIHPTIDHLLKETQGVIVYQEQVMQIAQVLSGYSLGEADLLRRAMGKKIKEEMDKQRERFVDGAIKNGVSKAQSDTIFDLLAKFANYGFNKSHAAAYAIVSYQTAYMKAHYPVEFLAASMTLDMANTEKLNDFRQDAGRLGIEIVAPSVQTSYRQFETGESRIYYSLAAIKGVGEGAVEHIVAVRGDKPFSSLEDFCLRIDPKQINRRVLESLINAGAFDCFGKDRAELIGGLDRIMGYSQRAQESRVTGQSDMFGSGGASGPEKLVLPAFQPWLASEKLLREYQVLGFYLTAHPLDTYKPILEKLRVQTFADFSGAVKQGATAGRLAGTVTGKQERKTRTGNKMGIITFSDSSGQFEAVLFSEGLGQYRDLLEVGKSLVITVQAEERPEGIGLRIQTAQSLEEKSVQMQKALRVYVRDSGPLKTVARHLNTRGDGSVYFIVIKDEGSREIEVELTEKYRISPEIAAALRSAPGVVDVELV; from the coding sequence GAAGATCATGTCAAAGGCGGTGGCAGACGGCCAGCCGGCCATTGCCATCACCGATACGAACAACCTTTTTGTTGCGCTCGAGTTTTCCGAGAAGGCGCGTGATGAGGGGCTGCAGCCGATCATCGGCTGTCAGGTCTCCATCGACATGCAGGATGCGGTGGAAGACCGCCGCAACAACAATGCACATCTCGCAAAACTTCCTTCCATCGTGCTGCTTGCTGCCGACGCGCAAGGCTATGAGCGTCTGGTGGACCTCGTCAGCCGCGCATACCTGGAAGGTGAGGGCAGCGGCCACCATGCGGTCAACATCTCCCGTGCCTGGCTGGAGGAAAGTTCCAATGCCGGCCTGATTGCCCTGACCGGTGCTTCGGGCGGCCCAATCGATATCGCCTTGCGGGAAGGTCACGCCGATCAGGCGAAAGACCGGCTGCTGACATTGAAGTCTCTGTTTGGTGACAGGCTCTATATCGAGCTGCAGCGGCAGGGCAATTTCGACCGTGCCCATGAACGGCGGATGATCGGTCTTGCTTTCGAGCATGAGGTTCCGCTGGTTGCCACCAACGAGGCTTTTTTCCCGTCGAAGGCCGACTATGAGGCGCATGACGCCCTGATGGCGGTGGCGCACAATGCCATCGTGTCCGATGACAGCCGTTTCCGCCTGACACCGGACCACTATCTGAAAAGCCGCGCCGAGATGATGGCGCTGTTCGCCGACGTTCCCGAGGCTCTGGAAAACACCGTCGAGATTGCGCTGCGCTGCTCCTACGTTCTGAAGAAGCGTGGACCGATTCTGCCGCGCTTCACCGGCGCCAGCGACGATCCGGAGGCGGCGGAACGCGCCGAGTCCGGCGAGCTTCGCCGTCAGGCCGTCGAAGGTCTGAATGATCGTCTGGCCGCACTCGGCATGGCGGCTGGTTATACGGAACAGGAGTACCGCGACAGGCTCGATTTCGAACTCGGCGTTATCGAACGCATGAAGTTCCCCGGTTACTTCCTGATCGTCGCCGACTTCATCAAATGGGCCAAGCAGCACGATATTCCCGTTGGTCCCGGCCGCGGTTCGGGTGCGGGCTCGCTGGTTGCCTATGCGCTGACGATCACCGACGTCGACCCCTTGCGTTTCTCGCTGCTGTTCGAGCGCTTCCTCAACCCGGAACGCGTATCGATGCCCGACTTCGATATCGACTTCTGCCAGGATCGTCGCGAAGAGGTGATCCGCTATGTGCAGCGGAAATATGGTCGCGAGCAGGTGGCGCAGATCATTACCTTCGGTTCGTTGCAGGCGCGCGCCGCGTTGCGCGACGTCGGCCGCGTTCTGGAAATGCCCTACGGCCAGGTTGACAAGATCTGTAAGCTGGTGCCGAACAATCCGGCCAATCCAACGCCCCTGTCGAAGGCGATCGAGGAAGAGCCGCGCCTGCAGGAAGAGGCCGACAAGGAACCGGTCGTTGCCCGCCTGCTGGATATCGCCCAGAAGATCGAAGGGCTTTATCGCCACGCATCGACCCACGCCGCCGGTATCGTTATTGGCGACAGGCCGCTGTCGCAGCTCGTGCCGATGTATCGCGATCCGCGTTCGGACATGCCCGTCACCCAGTTCAACATGAAGTGGGTGGAAAGCGCCGGTCTCGTCAAGTTCGACTTCCTCGGCCTGAAAACGCTCACGGTTCTGAAGGTCGCGGTGGATTTCGTCGCCAAGCGCGGCGTCAGTGTCGACCTTGCAGCGATCCCGCTCGACGATCCGAAAACCTATGAAATGCTGTCCCGCGGCGAGACCATAGGCGTCTTCCAGGTGGAAAGTGCGGGCATGCGTAAAGCCCTGATCGGCATGCGGCCCGACTGCATCGAGGACATCATCGCGCTGGTCGCCCTGTACCGTCCGGGCCCGATGGAAAACATTCCGGTCTACAACGCCCGTAAACACGGCGAGGAAGAGATCGAGTCGATCCATCCGACCATCGATCATCTTCTCAAAGAAACGCAGGGCGTTATCGTCTATCAGGAACAGGTGATGCAGATCGCCCAGGTTCTGTCCGGTTATTCGCTTGGCGAAGCCGATCTTCTGCGCCGCGCCATGGGTAAGAAGATCAAGGAGGAGATGGACAAGCAGCGCGAACGTTTCGTTGATGGCGCGATCAAGAATGGCGTATCGAAAGCCCAGTCCGATACGATCTTCGATCTTCTCGCCAAGTTCGCGAACTACGGCTTCAACAAGTCACACGCAGCCGCTTACGCTATCGTCTCCTACCAGACCGCCTACATGAAGGCGCACTATCCGGTCGAGTTCCTGGCCGCGTCGATGACGCTCGATATGGCCAACACGGAAAAGCTCAACGATTTCCGTCAGGATGCCGGTCGTCTTGGTATCGAGATTGTTGCACCATCGGTGCAGACCTCCTATCGCCAGTTCGAAACGGGTGAGAGCCGCATCTATTATTCGCTCGCCGCCATCAAGGGCGTCGGCGAGGGCGCGGTCGAACACATCGTTGCGGTGCGTGGTGACAAGCCGTTTTCGAGCCTTGAAGATTTCTGCCTGCGTATCGATCCCAAACAGATCAACCGGCGCGTACTGGAAAGCCTTATCAATGCCGGCGCCTTCGATTGTTTCGGCAAGGATCGCGCCGAACTGATCGGCGGTCTCGATCGCATCATGGGCTATTCGCAGCGCGCGCAGGAAAGCCGTGTCACCGGCCAGTCGGACATGTTCGGCTCAGGCGGCGCAAGCGGTCCGGAAAAGCTGGTTCTGCCGGCCTTCCAGCCCTGGCTTGCCTCGGAAAAGCTGCTGCGTGAATATCAGGTGCTCGGTTTTTACCTCACCGCGCATCCGCTCGATACCTATAAGCCCATTCTCGAAAAACTCCGGGTGCAGACCTTCGCGGATTTCTCCGGCGCGGTGAAACAAGGCGCGACAGCCGGGCGCCTGGCCGGCACCGTTACCGGCAAGCAGGAGCGCAAGACACGCACCGGCAACAAGATGGGTATCATCACCTTCTCGGATTCATCCGGCCAGTTTGAAGCCGTGCTGTTTTCCGAAGGTCTCGGGCAGTATCGTGACCTGCTCGAAGTCGGCAAGTCGCTGGTAATCACCGTTCAGGCCGAAGAGCGGCCGGAAGGCATCGGACTGCGTATCCAGACGGCGCAGTCGCTGGAGGAGAAATCCGTGCAGATGCAGAAGGCGCTGCGCGTTTACGTCCGTGATTCCGGTCCTTTGAAAACCGTAGCGCGCCACCTCAACACCAGAGGCGATGGCTCGGTGTATTTCATCGTCATCAAGGACGAGGGAAGCCGTGAGATCGAGGTGGAACTGACGGAGAAATACCGCATCTCGCCGGAAATCGCCGCCGCCTTGCGCTCGGCACCCGGCGTCGTGGACGTCGAACTGGTCTGA